One part of the Flavobacterium johnsoniae UW101 genome encodes these proteins:
- a CDS encoding triple tyrosine motif-containing protein: MTKFIIRFLVLLVSLISPVVISQIKKIGVPFITSYSPKMYKAASENWDVIQDSKGMMFFANHFGIMQFDGVRWSIITQPENRSMVRSLAIDKDDKMYAGAQGDFGYVIQLSNGQYRYTSLVKLLPASAGNFGDVVHTVIRDNEVIFFSHEAIFIYKNNKIKVLKSKYNFDDFFETGNEIYVSDNGKGLLQLKNDALVPFPDGQKFAGMKIRKIFKTPKGLLLFTQKEGLFLYADKQIKPFITEADYLLKQNQISTGIQFSDGYFGIGTRQSGLIVVDSEGHLIQHINKQIGLQNDYVTSFKVDREGNLWVMLKEGISLIQISSPLSRVLDSSNSETKIYCSQIYQNKLYIATDNGLFWLDWQAYKNGKRDNIHFQHIQGMSENVWNIGVFGNSLLAFEKNGIFEVSGNSARILAKIDGVWQGILVPNHPDLLLAGGYTGLYLLKNINGSWVYQHKLKGFEESSRVIETDANNAIWIAHGYKGIFKIKLNEAFDAVSDVQFYNQKNGFPSSLFLNTFKIDNQILFGTTKGVYKQNPVSKKMLPDPVFKKYLGLENHIRLLKQDSQKNIWYISGENTGKMTKKANNTFDVEELPFRKLRYLYVPGFENIQTTAGGDVFFGTQDGLIHYNAVKNKKYQTKYKAVISEVKCIIPKDSLLFSSRYDVLPNKNKSIDDKLSAVLSYENNALHFSFASLFYDEAEATKYEYWLEGFEPKWSDCSLQTEKEYTNLPENEYVFHVRSKNIYDVVSEEAVFRFEILPPWYRTIWAYILYFLLYSVVIYLIIKYQKTLAGRQRQQLIQDQEKELLRSRAELNEQKLTLEQQNMSIIRENLEATINLKNAKVASSTVNLIHLNEILLSIKELISQIDKKNEPNVNFSLLTKINKLIDHELQGDKQWNEFEEIFNQLHDNFMQRLKQSYPELTPRDMRLCAYLRMNFNTKEIAPLLGISVRGVEDTRYRIRKKLQLPSDTNITEFILNF, from the coding sequence ATGACGAAATTTATAATTAGATTTTTAGTTTTATTAGTATCACTTATTTCTCCGGTTGTTATTTCTCAAATTAAAAAAATCGGTGTTCCGTTTATTACCAGCTATAGTCCCAAAATGTATAAAGCGGCTTCTGAAAACTGGGATGTTATTCAGGATTCAAAAGGCATGATGTTTTTTGCCAATCATTTTGGAATTATGCAGTTTGATGGTGTTCGATGGAGTATTATTACCCAGCCGGAAAACCGCAGTATGGTTCGCTCTCTTGCTATTGATAAAGATGATAAAATGTATGCAGGCGCACAGGGCGATTTTGGTTATGTTATTCAATTATCAAACGGTCAGTACAGATATACATCTTTAGTAAAACTGCTTCCTGCTTCGGCTGGAAACTTTGGAGATGTTGTTCATACCGTTATACGAGATAATGAAGTCATTTTTTTTTCTCATGAAGCTATTTTTATCTACAAAAACAATAAAATCAAGGTTTTAAAGTCAAAATATAATTTTGATGATTTTTTTGAAACAGGTAATGAAATCTATGTTTCTGATAATGGCAAAGGATTATTGCAGCTAAAAAACGATGCTTTGGTTCCGTTTCCAGACGGACAGAAGTTTGCCGGAATGAAGATTAGAAAGATTTTTAAAACTCCAAAAGGTCTTTTATTGTTTACCCAAAAAGAAGGACTTTTTTTATATGCCGATAAACAGATAAAACCTTTTATAACGGAAGCAGATTATTTGCTGAAGCAGAATCAGATTTCAACCGGAATTCAATTTTCAGATGGTTATTTCGGAATTGGTACACGTCAGTCCGGTTTGATAGTTGTAGATAGTGAAGGACATTTAATTCAGCATATCAATAAACAAATTGGACTTCAAAATGATTATGTAACTAGTTTTAAAGTTGATAGAGAAGGAAACTTATGGGTCATGCTCAAAGAAGGAATTTCACTCATTCAGATTTCTTCGCCGTTGTCGAGAGTTTTAGATTCTTCAAATTCTGAAACCAAAATATACTGCAGCCAGATTTATCAAAATAAATTGTATATCGCTACAGATAATGGTTTGTTCTGGCTTGACTGGCAGGCGTATAAAAACGGTAAACGAGATAATATTCATTTTCAGCATATTCAAGGAATGTCTGAAAATGTTTGGAATATCGGCGTTTTTGGAAATTCGCTTTTGGCTTTTGAAAAAAACGGAATATTTGAAGTTTCAGGAAATTCAGCCAGAATCCTGGCAAAAATAGACGGCGTATGGCAGGGAATTCTTGTTCCCAATCATCCAGACTTACTGCTTGCGGGCGGTTATACCGGATTGTATCTTTTAAAAAATATAAACGGCAGCTGGGTGTATCAGCATAAATTAAAAGGATTTGAAGAAAGCAGCCGTGTAATAGAAACCGATGCAAATAATGCTATATGGATTGCTCACGGTTACAAAGGCATTTTTAAAATTAAACTTAATGAGGCATTTGATGCAGTTTCTGATGTTCAGTTTTATAATCAAAAAAATGGTTTTCCTTCAAGCTTGTTTCTTAATACTTTTAAAATCGATAATCAAATTCTTTTTGGAACAACTAAAGGTGTTTACAAACAAAATCCTGTTTCAAAGAAAATGTTACCGGATCCGGTTTTCAAAAAATATCTTGGACTTGAGAATCATATCCGCCTTTTGAAACAAGACAGTCAAAAGAATATCTGGTACATTTCTGGAGAAAATACAGGAAAAATGACCAAAAAAGCGAATAATACGTTTGATGTTGAAGAACTGCCTTTTAGAAAGCTTCGTTATTTGTATGTTCCGGGTTTTGAGAATATTCAGACTACTGCCGGCGGAGACGTGTTTTTTGGAACACAGGATGGCTTAATTCATTACAATGCAGTTAAAAACAAAAAATATCAAACCAAATATAAGGCGGTCATTTCTGAAGTAAAATGTATTATTCCAAAAGACAGTCTGCTGTTTTCAAGCCGATACGATGTGCTTCCTAACAAAAACAAGTCTATTGATGACAAATTATCAGCCGTTTTATCTTATGAGAATAATGCTCTGCATTTTTCTTTTGCCTCACTTTTTTATGATGAAGCCGAAGCTACAAAATATGAATACTGGCTGGAAGGTTTTGAACCAAAATGGTCTGACTGCAGTCTTCAGACAGAAAAGGAATATACTAACCTTCCTGAAAATGAATATGTTTTTCATGTAAGGTCAAAAAACATTTATGATGTGGTAAGTGAAGAAGCTGTTTTTCGTTTTGAAATCTTACCGCCGTGGTACAGAACGATCTGGGCTTATATTTTGTATTTTTTGCTTTACAGTGTAGTAATTTATCTCATTATTAAATACCAAAAAACACTTGCCGGAAGACAGCGCCAGCAGTTAATTCAGGATCAGGAAAAAGAACTGCTTAGAAGCCGCGCTGAACTAAATGAACAGAAACTGACACTAGAACAGCAGAATATGAGTATTATACGCGAAAATCTCGAAGCGACGATTAATCTCAAAAACGCCAAAGTAGCTTCGAGTACTGTAAACCTTATTCATTTAAATGAAATTCTGCTTTCGATAAAAGAACTTATCAGCCAGATTGATAAGAAAAATGAACCGAATGTAAACTTTAGTCTGTTAACCAAAATAAACAAATTAATCGATCACGAGTTGCAGGGAGATAAGCAGTGGAATGAGTTTGAAGAAATCTTTAACCAGCTTCACGATAATTTTATGCAGAGGCTGAAACAAAGTTATCCGGAACTTACACCTCGTGATATGCGTTTGTGTGCTTATCTTCGAATGAACTTTAATACAAAAGAAATTGCACCGCTTTTAGGAATTTCTGTTCGAGGTGTTGAAGATACCAGATACCGTATTCGTAAAAAATTACAGCTCCCGTCTGATACCAACATAACAGAATTTATTCTAAATTTCTAG
- a CDS encoding alpha/beta fold hydrolase encodes MSTFAVNDGTEIYYKDWGTGQPIVFHHGWPLSSDDWDAQMMFFLQKGYRVIAHDRRGHGRSGQSSEGNNMETYASDIAELTEALNLKDAIHVGHSTGGGEVIRYAAKYGKGRIAKAVIISAVTPIMIQNESNPEGVPLSVFDEIRQGTGFNRAQYFYDFPTAFYGWNREGQTVQEGIKHNWWRQGMMGSVLAHYEGIKAFSESDFTEDLKSLDIPVLVLHGEDDQIVPYAQAPRAAKLLKNGKLISYPGFSHGMPTINAETINNDILAFIK; translated from the coding sequence ATGAGCACATTTGCAGTAAACGACGGAACAGAAATTTATTACAAGGATTGGGGAACTGGACAGCCAATTGTTTTTCATCACGGATGGCCTTTATCAAGCGATGATTGGGATGCACAAATGATGTTTTTTCTTCAAAAAGGATACAGAGTAATTGCACACGATCGCCGTGGACACGGACGTTCTGGCCAGAGTTCTGAAGGAAACAACATGGAAACTTATGCATCTGACATTGCTGAATTAACTGAAGCTTTAAATTTAAAAGATGCAATTCACGTTGGTCATTCAACTGGAGGCGGTGAAGTAATTCGTTACGCAGCAAAATACGGAAAAGGACGTATTGCAAAAGCAGTAATCATCAGTGCAGTTACTCCAATAATGATTCAAAACGAGTCTAATCCTGAAGGTGTGCCATTGTCAGTTTTTGATGAAATCAGACAAGGAACAGGTTTTAACAGAGCACAGTATTTTTATGATTTCCCTACCGCATTTTACGGATGGAACCGCGAAGGACAAACTGTTCAGGAAGGTATTAAACACAACTGGTGGCGTCAGGGAATGATGGGTTCTGTTTTAGCACATTATGAAGGAATTAAAGCCTTTTCTGAATCAGATTTTACAGAAGATTTAAAAAGTTTAGACATTCCGGTACTTGTATTACACGGAGAAGACGATCAGATTGTACCTTATGCACAGGCACCAAGAGCGGCAAAACTATTGAAAAACGGAAAATTAATTTCTTATCCGGGATTCTCTCACGGTATGCCGACTATAAATGCTGAAACAATCAACAACGATATTCTGGCTTTTATAAAATAA
- a CDS encoding GNAT family N-acetyltransferase gives MEIIKLELNEKNHGSFNLYVDDKKLGEMTVSIKPGLLTVYHTGVEPEGEGKGYAKKLLEEMVSYVRANNLKVLPLCPYVHAQFKRHPDEYEDIWQKQS, from the coding sequence ATGGAAATAATAAAATTAGAATTAAACGAAAAAAACCACGGCAGTTTTAATTTGTATGTTGATGATAAAAAATTAGGCGAAATGACAGTAAGCATTAAACCCGGCCTGCTGACAGTTTACCATACAGGAGTTGAACCCGAAGGTGAAGGAAAAGGTTATGCTAAGAAACTTTTAGAAGAAATGGTTTCTTATGTTCGTGCCAATAATTTAAAAGTTTTACCGCTTTGTCCTTACGTTCACGCTCAATTTAAAAGACATCCGGATGAATATGAAGATATCTGGCAGAAACAATCTTAA
- a CDS encoding alpha/beta hydrolase translates to MNTEILTDGVPLNEAKKALIMIHGRGAGAHDILSIARHLKVDDFALVAPQAENRTWYPYSFLAPLNENEPSFSKSLEAIHQVVVAVQQNGIEKENIYFLGFSQGACLALEFTTRNASKYGGIVAFTGGLIGDQVYENHYSGNFENTPVFIGTSDPDFHVPVERVNDTEALMTKLGADVTKKIYPNMGHTISQDEINCANALIFNKK, encoded by the coding sequence ATGAATACAGAAATTTTAACAGACGGTGTACCTTTAAATGAAGCTAAAAAAGCTTTAATTATGATTCACGGCCGTGGTGCCGGTGCTCATGATATCCTTTCGATTGCCAGACATCTTAAGGTCGACGATTTTGCTCTGGTTGCGCCTCAGGCAGAAAACAGAACCTGGTATCCGTATTCGTTTTTAGCTCCTTTAAACGAAAATGAACCCTCTTTTTCAAAATCATTAGAAGCAATTCATCAGGTTGTAGTAGCGGTGCAGCAAAACGGAATCGAGAAAGAAAACATCTATTTCTTAGGGTTTTCGCAGGGTGCTTGTCTTGCTTTGGAATTTACAACACGAAATGCCTCAAAATATGGCGGAATCGTTGCTTTTACAGGCGGATTAATTGGCGATCAGGTTTATGAAAATCATTATTCAGGAAACTTCGAAAACACACCAGTTTTTATAGGAACAAGTGATCCTGATTTTCATGTTCCCGTAGAAAGAGTAAATGATACCGAAGCGCTTATGACAAAATTGGGCGCAGATGTTACTAAAAAAATCTACCCAAATATGGGACATACCATTAGTCAGGATGAAATAAATTGTGCCAATGCATTAATTTTCAATAAAAAATAA
- a CDS encoding cupin domain-containing protein — protein MIAITRVYSDANGESHFEDFEVPLKNNGDIGFLSDDEPVKSIVFREVSPSYDYDFHNAPNRQYIVLLEGGVEIETSLGEKRTFNTGSILLVEDTTGKGHKTKNIEPKLRKSIFIKL, from the coding sequence ATGATTGCGATAACTCGCGTTTACAGCGATGCAAATGGAGAAAGTCATTTTGAAGACTTTGAAGTTCCGTTAAAAAACAACGGCGATATCGGATTTTTATCTGATGACGAACCCGTAAAATCTATCGTTTTTAGAGAAGTCAGTCCTTCTTATGATTACGATTTTCATAATGCACCAAACCGTCAGTATATTGTTTTACTGGAAGGCGGTGTAGAAATTGAAACTTCATTAGGAGAAAAAAGAACATTCAATACCGGTTCAATTCTATTAGTAGAAGACACTACAGGAAAAGGACACAAAACAAAAAATATTGAGCCTAAACTAAGGAAGTCAATATTTATCAAATTATAA